From a single bacterium genomic region:
- a CDS encoding methylmalonyl-CoA mutase family protein yields PSMKLVQDIMVYGTRELPRWNTISISGYHIREAGATAVQELAFTLADGIAYVQAGIEAGLEVDAFAPRLSFFFDVHSDFFEEIAKFRAARRMWARIMRERFGARNPRSLMLRTHAQTAGVSLTAQQPQNNIVRTALQALAAVLGGCQSLHTNSLDETYALPTEEAATLALRTQQIIAHETGVTNTVDPAGGAYFLEALTDRLEAEAASYIRTIDEMGGMLAAIEQGYPMREIADASYRYQQQLERREKLVVGVNEFADREAVPIPKLRIDPDVERRQIDRVHRTRAARDQAAARRALDALRRAADTGAETMPAIVDAVRARVTVGEICDVFRQVYGEYREQAVL; encoded by the coding sequence GGCCGAGCATGAAGCTGGTCCAAGACATCATGGTGTACGGCACCCGGGAGCTGCCCCGCTGGAACACCATCAGCATCAGCGGCTACCACATTCGGGAGGCGGGCGCCACCGCGGTCCAGGAGCTCGCCTTCACGCTGGCCGACGGGATCGCGTACGTGCAGGCCGGCATCGAGGCCGGCCTCGAGGTGGATGCGTTCGCGCCGCGGCTGTCGTTCTTCTTCGACGTCCACAGCGACTTCTTCGAAGAGATCGCCAAGTTCCGGGCCGCCCGCCGGATGTGGGCCCGGATCATGCGCGAGCGGTTCGGCGCGCGCAACCCCAGGTCGCTGATGCTCCGGACGCACGCGCAAACGGCCGGCGTCAGCCTCACCGCCCAGCAACCGCAAAACAACATCGTGCGCACGGCGCTGCAGGCGCTGGCGGCGGTGCTCGGCGGCTGCCAGTCGCTTCACACCAACTCGCTGGACGAGACCTACGCGCTGCCGACCGAGGAGGCGGCGACGCTCGCGCTGCGGACGCAGCAGATCATCGCCCACGAGACCGGGGTCACGAACACCGTGGACCCCGCCGGCGGCGCCTACTTCCTCGAGGCGTTGACCGACCGCCTCGAGGCCGAGGCGGCGTCCTATATCCGGACGATCGACGAGATGGGCGGCATGCTGGCCGCGATCGAGCAGGGGTACCCGATGCGCGAGATCGCCGACGCCAGTTACCGCTACCAGCAGCAGCTCGAGCGACGCGAAAAACTCGTCGTCGGCGTCAACGAATTCGCCGACCGCGAGGCGGTCCCGATCCCGAAGCTCCGGATCGATCCGGACGTCGAGCGCCGGCAGATCGACCGGGTTCACCGCACCCGCGCCGCCCGCGACCAGGCGGCGGCCCGCCGGGCGCTGGACGCGCTGCGGCGCGCCGCAGATACGGGCGCCGAGACGATGCCGGCGATCGTCGACGCCGTCCGGGCCCGCGTCACCGTCGGCGAGATCTGCGACGTGTTCCGGCAGGTCTACGGAGAATACCGCGAACAG